A region from the Polaribacter sp. Hel1_33_78 genome encodes:
- a CDS encoding phage/plasmid primase, P4 family, translating to MSNAVPLNPQFESLEEPGTIIRHINELTDSKEVKHNNILSKLLKQFNKVDFERIANPSVHDNFKLTNKHYSIISIDTVLNTARSNNWGLCKNHSFIYLYNGSYWSEIDKEAFQKFLGKAAEKMGVPKFSAKYYRFKKELYEQFLATAYLDAIPPSADNVLINLKNGTFEINTEGTQIRPFNPNDFITYQLPFEYNPEAEAPIFKNYLNEVLPDIEKQNVLAEFLGFLFIKHNSNRLKEEKALILYGGGANGKSVFFQVVSALLGDENTSNYSLQSLTNENGYFRAKIANKLVNYASEINGKLESSIFKQLVSGEPVEARLPYGEPFTLKQYAKLIFNCNDLPKEVEQTNAYFRRFLIIPFDVTIPPEKQDKSLHNKIIETELSGVFNWVLEGLNRLLDQKGFSKCTAAEEAVADYKTQSDSVKMFIDENDYTISPNDYTLIKDLYPHYRQYCSEDGFKPVSKVNFSKRLKNYKIIVERVAGNKLAAFITKEVSF from the coding sequence ATGAGCAATGCTGTACCATTAAACCCTCAATTTGAGAGTTTAGAAGAGCCTGGAACAATTATCAGACATATTAACGAATTAACAGATAGTAAAGAAGTTAAACACAATAACATCTTATCTAAACTTTTAAAGCAATTTAATAAGGTAGATTTTGAGAGAATAGCAAATCCAAGCGTTCACGATAATTTTAAGCTCACAAATAAGCACTATTCAATTATTTCAATTGATACTGTTTTAAATACCGCTAGAAGCAATAATTGGGGCTTATGCAAAAATCATAGTTTCATTTATTTATACAATGGTTCTTATTGGAGTGAAATTGATAAAGAAGCATTTCAGAAGTTTTTAGGTAAAGCAGCCGAAAAAATGGGTGTACCTAAATTTTCTGCGAAATATTATAGATTCAAAAAGGAGTTATACGAACAATTTTTGGCAACCGCTTACCTAGATGCTATACCACCATCAGCGGACAATGTTTTGATAAATTTAAAAAATGGAACATTTGAAATAAATACAGAGGGTACTCAAATAAGACCATTTAACCCTAATGACTTTATCACGTATCAATTACCTTTTGAATATAACCCAGAAGCAGAAGCACCAATATTTAAAAACTATTTAAATGAAGTTTTACCAGATATAGAAAAACAAAATGTATTAGCTGAATTTTTAGGTTTTCTATTTATTAAGCACAATAGTAATAGGCTTAAAGAAGAAAAAGCATTAATTCTTTATGGTGGTGGTGCAAATGGTAAATCTGTATTTTTTCAAGTTGTGAGCGCTTTACTTGGTGATGAAAATACAAGTAATTATTCTTTACAAAGCCTAACGAATGAAAATGGTTATTTCAGAGCAAAAATTGCTAACAAATTAGTGAATTATGCATCAGAAATTAATGGCAAATTAGAAAGTTCAATTTTTAAACAATTAGTTTCAGGAGAACCTGTAGAAGCTCGATTACCTTATGGCGAACCTTTTACTTTAAAGCAATATGCAAAATTAATATTCAATTGTAATGATCTACCGAAAGAGGTAGAACAGACAAACGCATATTTTAGGAGATTTTTAATTATTCCTTTTGATGTTACCATCCCACCAGAAAAGCAAGATAAAAGCCTACATAATAAAATTATAGAAACCGAATTATCAGGTGTTTTTAATTGGGTTTTAGAAGGCTTAAATCGTTTATTAGACCAAAAAGGTTTTTCAAAATGTACAGCAGCAGAAGAAGCTGTTGCAGATTATAAAACGCAATCAGATAGCGTTAAAATGTTTATCGATGAAAACGACTATACTATTTCCCCTAATGATTACACACTTATAAAAGACCTATATCCACATTACAGGCAGTATTGTTCTGAAGATGGTTTTAAACCAGTAAGTAAAGTCAATTTTTCTAAAAGGCTAAAAAACTATAAAATCATAGTAGAACGTGTAGCAGGTAACAAACTTGCAGCCTTTATAACAAAGGAAGTTTCATTTTAA
- a CDS encoding helix-turn-helix domain-containing protein has product MEAIILSTQQYKDLVNRLDQLNKQLEEKQKKPQDTFLDNQEFLLLMNISKRTAQTWRDEGVISFSQIGSKIYYRMSDVQKLLDNNYRKAFTTKRNNY; this is encoded by the coding sequence ATGGAAGCAATCATTTTAAGCACCCAACAGTACAAAGATTTAGTTAATCGTTTAGACCAACTAAACAAACAACTAGAGGAAAAACAAAAGAAGCCTCAAGACACTTTTTTAGACAATCAAGAATTTCTTCTGCTAATGAATATAAGCAAACGTACCGCTCAAACTTGGCGTGACGAAGGCGTTATTTCATTCTCACAAATAGGTTCAAAAATCTATTATCGTATGAGCGACGTGCAAAAGTTATTAGATAATAACTATCGCAAAGCATTCACAACAAAAAGAAATAATTACTAA
- a CDS encoding site-specific integrase, whose product MSSIKLILRNSKVDKAGEAPLYLRVIKDRKTKFISLSLKLKPNEWDEDKQKVKKNHSNSTRLNAYISQKVADAKGEIADLERRNQSTTARKLKEAIKGKPLTNFFDYSDNLCEKRKDTLAYSTYKNYKTYLKKFEKFVGHRELMFEDITVTTLKDFASYCSSTLGNNNTTINFSLKIMKIMFKEAQKEDLIPLDLFPFNKFTVKKEKSTKRYLSAEQFQDFMDLEVSNKDKAQIIKDMFIFSVFAGGLRFGDMLELKWKNYDKKNGRITKIIRKTNRQHSVRIGQKAVEILEKYQQKEQKQEDIIFPFANIDKTYFTDKEHRNLITGRAIALSNMYLRKMGKRLELPFNLSFHISRHTFATRALNNGMRIEHVSKLMDHSDIGITQVYAKIISSELDNAVDKYIN is encoded by the coding sequence ATGTCTTCAATAAAACTAATTTTAAGAAATAGCAAAGTAGATAAAGCAGGTGAAGCACCTCTTTATTTAAGAGTTATCAAAGACCGCAAAACTAAATTCATTTCGTTAAGCCTAAAATTAAAGCCAAATGAATGGGATGAAGATAAGCAAAAAGTAAAGAAGAATCACAGTAATTCTACAAGGCTAAACGCATACATATCTCAAAAGGTTGCAGATGCAAAAGGCGAGATTGCAGACCTAGAAAGAAGAAACCAATCTACAACAGCAAGAAAACTAAAAGAGGCCATTAAGGGTAAACCCTTAACGAACTTTTTTGACTACTCTGATAATCTTTGCGAAAAGCGAAAAGACACTTTAGCATATTCAACGTATAAGAATTACAAAACCTATTTAAAGAAATTTGAAAAGTTTGTAGGTCATAGAGAATTGATGTTTGAAGATATTACAGTTACCACTTTAAAAGATTTTGCATCCTATTGCAGTTCTACATTAGGCAACAATAACACAACGATTAATTTCTCTTTAAAGATTATGAAGATAATGTTTAAGGAAGCACAAAAAGAAGATTTAATACCTTTGGATTTATTTCCCTTTAACAAGTTCACAGTAAAAAAAGAAAAGAGTACAAAACGCTATCTATCTGCGGAACAGTTTCAGGACTTTATGGATTTAGAGGTTTCAAATAAAGACAAAGCACAGATTATAAAAGATATGTTTATATTTTCAGTCTTTGCAGGTGGTTTAAGGTTTGGGGATATGCTAGAGCTAAAATGGAAGAATTACGATAAGAAAAACGGAAGAATAACCAAGATAATCAGAAAAACAAACAGACAGCATAGCGTTAGAATAGGTCAAAAAGCAGTTGAGATATTAGAGAAGTATCAACAAAAAGAACAGAAGCAAGAAGATATAATTTTCCCTTTTGCAAATATTGATAAAACCTATTTTACAGATAAAGAACATAGAAATTTAATAACCGGAAGAGCAATAGCATTAAGTAATATGTATTTAAGAAAAATGGGCAAACGTTTAGAACTACCTTTTAATTTAAGTTTTCATATTAGCAGACATACATTTGCCACCAGGGCATTAAATAATGGTATGCGTATAGAACACGTTTCTAAATTGATGGACCATTCAGATATTGGTATTACACAAGTGTATGCAAAAATTATTAGTAGTGAGTTGGATAATGCAGTAGATAAATACATCAATTAA